The Acidicapsa ligni genome has a window encoding:
- the aroA gene encoding 3-phosphoshikimate 1-carboxyvinyltransferase, whose amino-acid sequence MHTVSEERLIRPAKNIYGSLRLPGDKSISHRYGMLGSFAEGTSRFSNFSTGADCASTLACMEALGAKVTRTEDGIVEVTGVGGVVKQPAGPLDCGNSGSTMRMISGLLAAQQGEFTLIGDDSLSRRPMERIRKPLEKMGARLTLTEGHAPIHILGGPLQAIDFTTPVPSAQVKTCVLLAGLQTPGTTTIREDIRTRDHSELALRAFGANVHRTSNSVSITGPQTLSAIEATVPGDISSAAFFLCAAALFPGSQLLLDSLGLNPTRATLLDVLTSLGLQISVLNLEDKHSELIGTVQVTSPAEGLGSTSISGSLAAQLIDELPVLAAIAPYTSGGIRIRDAQELRVKESDRIALVVQNLKAMGAEVIEYEDGMDVPGGQKLHGATIESGGDHRIAMAFSVAALRAEGDTLIRGSESAAISFPEFFDLLDFVAER is encoded by the coding sequence GTGCACACCGTTTCTGAAGAACGCCTCATCCGCCCCGCCAAAAATATTTACGGCAGTCTTCGCCTTCCTGGCGATAAATCTATCAGTCACCGCTACGGCATGCTGGGCTCTTTTGCCGAGGGCACTTCGCGCTTCTCCAACTTTTCCACAGGAGCTGACTGCGCATCCACCCTCGCCTGCATGGAAGCCCTGGGAGCCAAGGTCACTCGCACCGAAGACGGTATAGTGGAAGTCACCGGCGTCGGCGGCGTTGTGAAGCAACCTGCCGGACCGCTCGATTGCGGCAACTCAGGTTCGACCATGCGTATGATTTCCGGATTGCTGGCCGCGCAGCAGGGCGAGTTCACGCTTATCGGCGACGATTCCCTTTCCCGGCGACCGATGGAGCGCATCCGCAAGCCCTTGGAGAAGATGGGCGCACGGCTCACGCTTACGGAAGGCCATGCCCCAATCCATATTCTTGGCGGCCCGCTCCAGGCGATCGATTTCACCACGCCAGTGCCGAGCGCACAGGTGAAAACCTGCGTCCTGCTCGCCGGGCTGCAAACACCCGGTACAACAACCATTCGCGAGGATATCCGCACCCGCGACCATAGCGAACTGGCCCTGCGAGCCTTTGGAGCCAACGTTCATCGCACCTCCAACTCCGTCTCGATCACCGGACCGCAGACGCTCTCCGCGATTGAAGCAACCGTTCCCGGAGATATCTCCTCAGCGGCATTCTTTCTTTGCGCGGCTGCACTTTTTCCCGGCTCTCAACTGTTGCTCGACTCACTCGGCCTCAATCCAACGCGCGCCACTCTGCTGGATGTACTGACCTCTCTCGGGCTTCAGATCAGCGTACTCAATCTTGAAGACAAGCATTCGGAGTTGATTGGCACTGTGCAGGTCACTTCTCCTGCCGAAGGATTGGGCAGCACCTCGATATCCGGCTCGCTCGCGGCACAGCTCATCGACGAGCTTCCCGTGCTGGCGGCCATCGCTCCGTATACAAGCGGCGGCATCCGCATTCGCGATGCACAGGAGCTGCGCGTCAAGGAGTCCGATCGCATCGCGCTGGTCGTTCAGAACCTGAAGGCAATGGGCGCTGAAGTCATCGAGTACGAGGACGGCATGGATGTACCCGGCGGACAGAAGCTGCATGGAGCGACGATTGAGTCCGGCGGCGACCACCGCATTGCGATGGCCTTCAGCGTAGCCGCACTGCGCGCCGAGGGAGACACACTCATTCGCGGTTCGGAATCGGCGGCGATCAGCTTCCCTGAGTTCTTTGATCTGCTCGACTTCGTTGCAGAACGGTAG
- a CDS encoding GAF domain-containing SpoIIE family protein phosphatase — MLKKLPPPASPSEPAPESIPDSELEGDYRPPVGTGTYLDPINARVEPGDYSYLLRLSEALNTTLDLRTLLNRTSELVRVVIQYRIFAILLVDERSQELRMRFQIGHTPEIERLRIPIGEGVVGQVAKTRQAILLNDVANAENYIAANEAVRSELAVPLINKNKLIGVLDIESEQAGYFRPEHLHLLTLTASRIAQSIQNARLYSRVTRQAQALEVLNEIAVELTSILDLDQLFERIGQLLRRLIDYQMFSIMLIDSTGQRLVTRYTWRFGHASTPSRWLPVETGIVGAAVREWRLINVPDVSEDPRYHMMNPETRSEMVVPLFYKNRVIGVLDLEHVRTGYFQERHERTLITLAAQIAIAIENARLYQQVVRHEQQLERDLSMARQVQLRLLPAACPIHVHGEFAAKFLPARAIGGDMYDFVEYDSNNSAIVLGDVSGKAAPAALFAALVSGIMRSAAVQKPAPAEMLRLLNDALQERRLDSQYVTMLYCVWNDDNQTLQVANAGAVPPIFCRGGEITTLKAEGFPLGMFPDTEYEEFSVATQPGDAFVFVSDGITDAENAQGEMYGTERLTSILCGHRELPAGAIADAIFADVARFQAGQPRFDDETILVLRVR; from the coding sequence CGTGGAGCCCGGCGACTACAGCTACCTGCTCCGGCTCTCAGAAGCACTGAACACAACGCTCGACCTGCGCACCCTGCTGAATCGAACTTCGGAGCTCGTTCGCGTCGTGATTCAGTACCGCATCTTTGCCATTCTGCTGGTCGACGAACGCAGCCAGGAGCTGCGGATGCGCTTTCAGATCGGCCACACGCCAGAGATTGAGCGGCTTCGCATTCCCATCGGAGAAGGCGTGGTCGGTCAGGTCGCCAAGACCAGGCAGGCTATCCTGCTGAACGATGTTGCAAATGCCGAGAACTATATTGCGGCAAACGAAGCGGTGCGCAGCGAACTCGCCGTGCCCCTCATCAACAAGAACAAGCTGATCGGTGTGCTGGATATTGAGAGCGAGCAGGCTGGCTATTTCCGCCCCGAGCATCTGCACCTGCTCACACTAACGGCGTCGCGCATCGCTCAGTCGATCCAGAATGCGCGCCTCTATTCCCGCGTGACACGGCAGGCGCAGGCGCTTGAGGTGTTGAACGAGATCGCGGTGGAGCTGACATCCATCCTCGACCTCGACCAGCTTTTTGAACGCATCGGTCAACTGCTGCGGCGTTTGATCGATTACCAGATGTTTTCAATCATGCTGATCGACTCCACCGGGCAACGGCTCGTAACTCGCTACACCTGGCGGTTTGGGCATGCAAGCACGCCCTCGCGCTGGCTGCCGGTTGAGACGGGGATAGTGGGCGCGGCGGTGCGCGAGTGGCGCCTGATCAATGTTCCCGACGTGAGTGAAGATCCCCGCTACCACATGATGAATCCCGAGACACGCTCGGAGATGGTGGTGCCGCTCTTCTATAAGAATCGCGTGATCGGCGTTCTCGACCTTGAGCACGTGCGCACCGGCTATTTTCAGGAGCGCCACGAGCGTACGCTGATCACCCTGGCCGCGCAGATAGCCATTGCGATTGAGAACGCGCGGTTATACCAGCAGGTTGTGCGGCACGAACAGCAATTGGAACGCGATCTGTCGATGGCCCGACAGGTGCAGTTGCGCCTGTTACCGGCAGCATGTCCCATTCACGTGCATGGCGAATTTGCCGCCAAATTCCTGCCCGCGCGTGCAATCGGCGGAGACATGTACGACTTTGTCGAGTATGACTCGAATAATTCCGCTATCGTACTGGGCGACGTCAGCGGCAAAGCTGCTCCGGCAGCGCTGTTCGCAGCCCTGGTCAGCGGCATCATGCGCTCGGCTGCCGTACAGAAGCCTGCCCCGGCGGAGATGCTGCGCCTGCTGAATGACGCTCTACAGGAGCGCAGGCTCGATTCGCAGTATGTAACGATGCTGTACTGCGTTTGGAACGATGATAACCAGACGCTCCAGGTCGCAAACGCCGGGGCTGTACCGCCGATTTTCTGTCGCGGCGGCGAAATCACCACCCTCAAGGCGGAAGGCTTCCCGTTGGGCATGTTTCCGGACACCGAATACGAGGAGTTTTCCGTGGCTACGCAGCCTGGCGATGCTTTCGTTTTCGTCTCAGATGGCATAACGGACGCGGAAAATGCCCAGGGCGAGATGTACGGCACCGAGAGGCTGACCTCGATACTCTGCGGCCATCGCGAGCTTCCGGCCGGCGCAATTGCCGACGCGATCTTCGCGGATGTTGCCCGTTTTCAAGCCGGTCAGCCACGATTTGACGACGAAACCATCCTCGTCCTGCGCGTGCGATAA
- a CDS encoding TolC family protein — protein MHLYGNRVTEVVKSDEIHDRVRKHGNSSGRLRVAAVVLLGLTTAMPPQLFAQQTAPQAGNKVLNELPSEPAPTPTEPLFLRDTEKDFGKAHGIYPNPLRIFESTKVPAASFMNSVRLTDLVKNGKIYLSLSDAITLALENNYDLAIARYNLDIADTDLLRAKSGSSLRGVNSGIVSNTLGGSSQTLTVGGGPGGTSAGAATGSSGLVVSTDGAGPLPENLDPYVTGTVQLERASAPQSNTLFSGGLAALTTNTDQYNFVYNQGFVTGTQLQVGFNNSRITTNNPFANYSPDLTSSFKALLTQHLLQGGGIWVNKRFIQEAIYDRRITDSAFRQQILYTVNQVENIYWALVSSYEDLQAKEHALEQSTKVADDDRRQLEIGTMAPLDVVTADSSVAADKQALISSQSNLNYQQLIIKQAIARNLNDQALLAAPIIPTDRVSLEELPEEKQTADELAQIAFKQRPELEQAVLSIKKDEITLRGAKNGLLPVLDGFAFYGASALGGAQSPDALDFNTGKPYVPGSFPTVNYSSVFQNLFNSSAPDKGAGFNVNIPLRNRTAQADRARSLIEYRQAQLRLEQLYTEIKMQVVNQQFALTNDRAAVLAAEASQKFNAQSLDAEQKKLHLGASTTALVLQQSRNVATAENSLIAAKAAYAKDRASLYQLLATTLQHYGISLEDAATGVVKEVPLIPGLEPAKQSKEPTVPDANQQQQQQQEIPKGPTMQQTPPPQK, from the coding sequence ATGCATTTGTACGGGAATCGTGTCACAGAAGTAGTGAAAAGCGACGAGATCCATGACCGCGTTCGTAAGCATGGCAACAGCTCAGGCCGCCTGCGTGTTGCTGCGGTGGTTTTGCTGGGATTAACAACCGCGATGCCGCCACAGCTATTTGCCCAGCAGACTGCACCTCAGGCTGGGAACAAGGTGCTGAACGAGCTGCCATCCGAGCCAGCGCCTACGCCTACTGAGCCGCTGTTTTTACGCGACACCGAAAAAGACTTCGGCAAGGCGCATGGGATTTATCCCAACCCGCTGAGGATTTTTGAGTCGACGAAGGTGCCGGCAGCCAGCTTCATGAACTCCGTTCGTCTGACCGATCTGGTGAAGAACGGCAAGATCTACCTGAGCCTGAGCGACGCCATTACGCTGGCACTTGAGAACAACTACGATCTGGCAATTGCGCGCTACAACCTGGACATTGCAGATACAGACCTGTTGCGTGCCAAATCCGGATCGAGCCTGCGTGGCGTCAATTCGGGTATCGTGTCCAACACACTGGGTGGCAGTTCGCAGACGTTAACGGTTGGCGGCGGTCCTGGCGGCACCTCGGCAGGTGCGGCTACTGGTAGTTCCGGCCTTGTGGTTTCAACCGACGGTGCTGGGCCTCTTCCGGAAAATCTCGATCCCTACGTGACTGGCACCGTCCAGTTAGAGCGTGCCTCGGCGCCGCAGTCCAACACATTGTTTTCCGGTGGTCTGGCGGCTCTTACAACGAATACCGATCAATACAACTTCGTATACAACCAGGGATTTGTGACTGGTACGCAACTCCAGGTCGGTTTTAACAACAGCCGCATTACTACGAACAATCCATTTGCCAACTACAGCCCGGATCTTACATCGAGCTTCAAGGCTCTGTTGACGCAGCATTTATTGCAGGGCGGCGGTATCTGGGTCAACAAGCGCTTCATTCAAGAGGCGATTTACGATCGCCGCATTACGGATTCGGCCTTCCGCCAGCAGATTCTCTACACCGTCAACCAGGTAGAAAACATCTACTGGGCGCTCGTAAGTTCCTATGAGGATTTGCAGGCGAAAGAGCATGCGCTTGAGCAGAGCACCAAGGTTGCGGATGACGATCGCAGGCAGTTGGAAATCGGCACCATGGCTCCGCTGGATGTCGTGACTGCGGATTCTTCAGTGGCGGCAGACAAGCAGGCGTTGATCAGTTCACAGAGCAATCTCAACTATCAACAATTAATCATCAAGCAGGCGATTGCGCGTAATCTCAATGACCAGGCGTTGCTTGCTGCTCCGATTATCCCAACGGATCGCGTGAGCCTCGAAGAGTTGCCGGAAGAGAAACAAACTGCGGATGAGTTAGCGCAGATTGCTTTCAAACAACGACCGGAACTTGAGCAGGCCGTGCTCTCCATCAAGAAAGATGAGATCACACTGCGCGGCGCGAAGAACGGGTTGCTGCCAGTGCTGGATGGTTTTGCGTTCTACGGAGCGAGTGCGCTCGGTGGCGCTCAGAGTCCCGATGCATTGGACTTCAACACGGGCAAGCCGTACGTCCCGGGATCCTTTCCGACCGTCAACTACAGTTCGGTATTTCAGAACCTGTTCAATAGCTCGGCTCCGGACAAAGGTGCTGGCTTCAACGTGAATATCCCGCTGCGCAACAGGACGGCACAGGCAGATCGGGCTCGTTCGTTGATTGAATATCGCCAGGCGCAGTTGCGGCTTGAGCAGCTCTATACCGAGATCAAGATGCAGGTGGTCAACCAGCAGTTCGCGCTGACGAACGATCGTGCCGCAGTTCTCGCCGCCGAGGCCTCACAGAAGTTCAATGCGCAGAGTCTCGACGCTGAGCAGAAGAAGCTGCATCTTGGCGCTTCCACAACCGCGCTGGTGTTGCAGCAGTCACGCAATGTGGCGACGGCCGAGAATAGCCTGATCGCAGCCAAGGCAGCTTACGCGAAGGATCGCGCCAGCCTCTATCAATTGCTTGCCACCACGCTGCAACACTATGGCATCAGCCTTGAAGATGCGGCGACGGGCGTCGTGAAAGAAGTTCCGCTCATTCCGGGACTTGAGCCAGCGAAGCAGAGCAAGGAGCCTACGGTTCCGGATGCGAATCAGCAGCAACAGCAGCAACAGGAAATCCCCAAGGGGCCGACGATGCAGCAGACTCCGCCGCCTCAGAAATAG
- a CDS encoding M20/M25/M40 family metallo-hydrolase, translating to MVLLSRSSAFSRVTALAEQRPLHEAFRWLHLHGQQMLHWQAELVTIPAPPFGEEMRSLWMAEQFRLAGLGSVDIDGLGNVFGELAGADSDETEAGPVVLLSAHLDTVFPADTPLKPLINGDLLEAPGACDNAAGVIGMLGIAHALVKAQMPLGAMLVFVGNVGEEGEGDLRGVREIYQHSRYAGRIAAHVVLDGAGAETAVTQALGSKRFQVTITGPGGHSFTDSGTVNPIPTLGLALANLAQTTVPDEPRTTLNVGTIQGGTSVNTIPEMATAAVDFRSTDMRELVRLEVALHRAVEDSVDLANGRAAARELKREGGRGRNQLSFAIETIGDRPAANLPPDSPILEALRAVDRHLGLRTDLRLGSTDANIPLALGIPAVSLGAGGDGGGAHTRGEWYSAVNRELGLRRILLLTLAMLEWTGQSIG from the coding sequence ATGGTTTTGCTTAGCCGCAGTTCGGCTTTCTCCCGCGTAACGGCACTTGCTGAGCAAAGGCCTTTGCATGAGGCTTTTCGCTGGCTGCACTTGCATGGGCAGCAAATGCTGCATTGGCAGGCTGAGCTGGTCACCATTCCAGCACCGCCGTTTGGCGAAGAGATGCGCTCTCTCTGGATGGCGGAGCAGTTTCGATTGGCCGGACTCGGTTCGGTTGATATCGATGGACTGGGCAATGTTTTTGGCGAACTGGCTGGGGCTGATTCGGACGAAACCGAGGCTGGGCCAGTGGTCCTGCTGTCCGCTCATCTGGATACCGTTTTTCCCGCCGACACTCCGCTTAAACCATTGATAAACGGAGATTTGCTTGAGGCCCCAGGAGCCTGTGACAACGCCGCCGGAGTAATCGGAATGCTCGGGATTGCGCACGCCCTGGTGAAGGCGCAGATGCCATTGGGCGCGATGCTGGTTTTTGTCGGAAATGTGGGCGAAGAAGGCGAAGGCGACCTGCGTGGTGTGCGGGAGATTTATCAGCATTCGCGATATGCAGGGCGCATTGCAGCGCATGTCGTTTTGGATGGTGCCGGCGCTGAAACTGCCGTTACGCAGGCCTTGGGGAGCAAGCGCTTTCAGGTAACAATTACTGGGCCGGGCGGGCATAGTTTTACCGATTCAGGAACAGTTAACCCTATACCTACATTGGGCTTAGCACTTGCCAACCTGGCACAGACCACGGTACCCGATGAGCCTCGAACCACGCTGAATGTGGGCACAATTCAAGGTGGAACAAGCGTGAATACTATTCCCGAAATGGCTACTGCGGCGGTTGATTTCCGATCCACCGATATGCGGGAACTGGTGCGGCTCGAAGTAGCTTTGCATCGCGCCGTGGAGGATTCAGTTGATCTCGCGAATGGCCGTGCTGCTGCGCGAGAACTGAAGCGCGAAGGCGGTCGAGGGCGCAATCAACTTAGCTTTGCCATTGAAACAATTGGCGATAGACCCGCTGCGAACCTCCCACCGGATTCTCCGATATTGGAAGCGTTGCGGGCTGTGGATCGGCATCTTGGGCTGCGTACGGATCTGCGGCTTGGTTCCACAGATGCCAATATTCCATTGGCGCTGGGGATTCCGGCAGTTTCGCTCGGAGCTGGCGGCGACGGTGGCGGAGCGCATACGCGGGGAGAATGGTATTCGGCTGTGAACCGGGAATTAGGGTTGCGGCGGATACTTTTGCTGACGCTGGCAATGCTCGAATGGACCGGACAGTCAATCGGCTAA
- a CDS encoding hemolysin family protein codes for MHGLPLLQIVAVAILILANGFFVAAEFALVSMRDTRVEQLIAARVPGANAVRRLQQDLDGFLPAGQLGVTLCSLALGWIGEPVAEEILYPLMQGLPHAVLFAHVTAVVIGFALITYLHVLLGELVPKSLALRRAENLAIAIAAPMLLFMALTRPAVRLLQGSARIVLYLFQVPMSHEAAVHSPEELKLIATAARRMGVLPAFQERLIHRALELDETPIREIMTPRQKIISLPGDTLIEAASAAVIDHQHSRVPVYDETRGPEHIIGVIYAKDLARLMHFRRTAGTRSAAAPFVELRLSQLMRDVLMVPETKTVLDLIQDFQQRRRQMAIVVDEYGSTVGLVTVEDAIEQLTGELDDEFDDPARPVLTTASGALLLEGSVNLRDLETQMQWHLPREGGVETLAGFLLMRLGKIPRGGESIMFEGRKMTVTEMDGRRIQQVRVEPVEEDLQG; via the coding sequence ATGCACGGTCTCCCGCTGCTCCAAATCGTCGCCGTCGCCATCCTCATCCTGGCCAATGGCTTCTTCGTCGCCGCAGAGTTTGCACTTGTCTCCATGCGCGACACCCGTGTTGAGCAGCTTATCGCCGCACGCGTACCGGGAGCTAACGCTGTCCGCCGCCTTCAGCAGGATCTTGACGGATTTCTCCCCGCAGGTCAGCTCGGCGTAACGCTTTGCAGCCTGGCCCTCGGTTGGATAGGCGAACCCGTAGCTGAGGAAATTCTCTATCCGTTAATGCAGGGATTGCCGCATGCCGTCCTCTTCGCACACGTTACGGCTGTCGTAATCGGCTTCGCCCTCATCACGTACCTTCATGTCCTGCTTGGCGAACTCGTTCCCAAATCTCTGGCCCTGCGTCGCGCAGAAAACCTGGCTATCGCCATAGCTGCGCCCATGCTGCTTTTCATGGCGCTCACCCGCCCGGCTGTACGCCTCCTGCAAGGCTCCGCACGCATTGTGCTGTACCTCTTCCAGGTGCCCATGTCGCATGAGGCGGCGGTCCACTCTCCAGAAGAACTCAAACTCATCGCGACTGCGGCACGTCGCATGGGTGTCCTTCCCGCGTTTCAAGAGCGGCTCATCCATCGCGCTCTGGAACTGGACGAAACGCCTATTCGCGAGATCATGACCCCGCGCCAGAAGATCATCTCCCTGCCGGGGGATACCCTCATCGAAGCAGCCAGCGCCGCTGTGATCGATCACCAACACTCTCGCGTGCCCGTCTACGACGAAACCCGCGGCCCCGAACACATCATCGGCGTCATCTACGCCAAAGATCTGGCGCGACTCATGCATTTTCGCCGTACCGCAGGCACTCGCTCCGCCGCCGCTCCTTTTGTAGAGCTGCGACTCAGCCAGTTGATGCGCGACGTCCTCATGGTCCCTGAAACCAAAACAGTTCTGGACCTGATTCAGGACTTCCAGCAACGCCGCCGCCAGATGGCCATCGTAGTAGACGAGTACGGCTCGACCGTGGGGTTAGTCACAGTAGAAGACGCCATAGAACAACTAACCGGCGAACTCGATGACGAATTCGACGACCCAGCTCGCCCCGTCCTGACGACAGCGTCAGGTGCCTTACTGCTGGAGGGCAGCGTTAACCTTCGCGACTTGGAGACCCAGATGCAATGGCACCTGCCTCGCGAAGGCGGCGTCGAAACATTAGCCGGCTTCTTACTGATGCGATTGGGAAAAATACCAAGAGGCGGCGAAAGCATTATGTTCGAAGGCCGAAAAATGACAGTGACTGAGATGGACGGCCGCCGCATCCAGCAAGTCCGAGTAGAACCAGTCGAAGAAGATCTCCAGGGTTGA
- a CDS encoding ABC transporter permease yields MKSILIRVLLTLPVVWLVVSLVFLLIHLVPGDPVQQMLGEGATASDLSALRHQYGLDLPLSTQYIHYWRDVLHGDLGRSIRLNDTVVHLISTRYPYTIELTISALILGLLLAIPAGVMAAVYRSRWQDQGIGLVSLFGLSVPAFALGPILILTFSIKLGWLPVSGSGSGPLWSFDGWPYLVLPSIAMGVSLAAILTRMVRTAMLEELNQDYIRTARAKGLTETAVVYRHALPNALVPIVTVVGLQFGALLAGAIVTETIFSWPGLGRLVIAAISGRDYALVQGSLLAIGLTYVLVNLLTDITYRWVNPRMRS; encoded by the coding sequence ATGAAGTCTATTCTCATCCGCGTCCTGTTAACCCTCCCAGTCGTATGGCTGGTGGTCTCGCTTGTCTTTTTGTTGATCCATTTGGTCCCTGGCGATCCTGTCCAGCAAATGCTCGGCGAGGGAGCAACCGCGTCTGATCTTTCAGCCCTGCGCCATCAATACGGACTGGATCTTCCGCTCAGCACGCAATATATCCATTACTGGCGCGACGTTCTCCACGGAGACCTGGGTCGCTCTATCCGCCTCAACGACACGGTGGTCCACCTAATATCCACCCGCTATCCCTACACCATTGAACTGACCATAAGCGCCCTGATTCTCGGGCTGCTGCTGGCCATCCCCGCGGGAGTTATGGCTGCTGTCTACCGTAGCCGCTGGCAGGATCAGGGCATAGGCCTCGTCAGCCTCTTCGGTCTGTCTGTTCCGGCCTTCGCGCTCGGGCCGATTCTGATTCTTACGTTTTCTATCAAACTTGGCTGGCTGCCGGTTTCAGGGTCGGGCTCCGGGCCACTATGGAGCTTCGATGGCTGGCCGTATCTGGTCCTGCCATCTATAGCGATGGGAGTGTCGCTTGCCGCCATCCTTACCCGCATGGTCCGCACTGCCATGCTTGAAGAACTCAACCAGGACTACATCCGCACCGCTCGCGCCAAAGGCCTGACCGAAACCGCGGTAGTTTACCGCCATGCCCTGCCCAATGCACTGGTTCCAATCGTGACCGTGGTCGGCCTGCAATTCGGCGCTCTACTCGCCGGAGCAATCGTCACCGAAACCATCTTCAGTTGGCCTGGCCTGGGACGCCTGGTAATCGCTGCCATCTCCGGCCGCGATTACGCGCTGGTGCAGGGAAGCCTGCTCGCGATTGGACTGACCTACGTTCTCGTTAACCTGCTAACTGACATTACGTATCGGTGGGTCAACCCGCGCATGAGAAGTTAG
- the truA gene encoding tRNA pseudouridine(38-40) synthase TruA codes for MQNWKFTLTYDGTAYHGWQVQPGIETIQGELQSALRRVLGAASGEMPLPQGSGRTDAGVHALGQVASVMLEAPIPAENLQRALNRTLPPAIRILRAEPVPQDFHARHSAIGKTYEYRIFRGSLCSPFLARYVHLCVWNLDLAILQQAAQQVIGEHDFTSLAASDPDMSSRAEEDEAAADSNVRAIFSSEWREEPGDLLIYHVRGNGFLHHMVRNLVGTMLEIARGHFPADAMPKILAAQTRSAAGPTAPARGLFLHSVEYPPGA; via the coding sequence ATGCAGAACTGGAAGTTCACCCTTACATATGACGGCACGGCCTACCACGGCTGGCAAGTGCAGCCTGGCATCGAAACGATCCAGGGAGAGCTGCAGAGCGCTCTGCGGCGGGTGCTGGGGGCTGCATCGGGCGAAATGCCGCTGCCTCAAGGCTCTGGACGAACAGACGCCGGGGTTCACGCTCTGGGGCAGGTAGCCAGCGTTATGCTGGAGGCGCCAATCCCCGCGGAAAATCTCCAGCGTGCGCTCAACCGGACGCTGCCGCCTGCGATACGCATCCTCCGCGCCGAGCCGGTTCCACAGGACTTTCACGCGCGCCACTCCGCTATCGGAAAGACCTACGAGTACCGCATCTTTCGCGGGAGTTTGTGTTCGCCGTTTCTCGCTCGATACGTTCACCTGTGCGTCTGGAATCTGGATCTGGCGATTTTGCAACAAGCCGCGCAACAGGTAATTGGAGAACACGACTTCACCAGCCTCGCCGCTTCTGATCCCGATATGAGTAGCCGTGCTGAAGAAGATGAGGCTGCCGCCGACTCGAACGTGCGGGCTATCTTTTCCTCAGAATGGCGCGAAGAACCAGGCGACCTGCTTATCTATCATGTCCGAGGTAACGGATTCCTTCACCATATGGTGCGGAACCTGGTGGGGACGATGCTGGAGATTGCTCGGGGGCACTTCCCTGCGGATGCTATGCCGAAGATTCTCGCCGCCCAGACACGCTCCGCTGCCGGACCGACTGCGCCGGCGCGTGGGCTCTTCCTGCATTCTGTGGAATATCCACCGGGAGCTTAA
- a CDS encoding efflux RND transporter periplasmic adaptor subunit, which yields MAAARKKGRFWLWTGLVVVIVLALGGAAIAHLASGSAIDPNKLGKVVRGDVARSVVATGKITPITQVEVKSKASGIVEKLYVDINNVVHKGQSLAQLDQQEIAAQVAAQRAQLQAAEANVSNFDAALEQDRVTAAAPDLPMYKVTLDRNIEMVKQGLVPQQSLDNANRDYLAALNKRDSAKAQIGVDGAKLKQAKAQVAQNQATLNQLDEQLSYTTIVAPMDGVVLSRDVEIGDAVSSILVLGSTATLVMTLGDTTEVYVKGKVDEADIAHVYMGQPARIKVESFRDRYFQGKVTKISPMGVEKDNVTTFEVRVSINNPGGELKAQMTANAEILLDEHKGVLTIPENAVIYDSSKNAFVEIPDKQQKEGKRKIPVKVGLSNGSLTEVISGIKEGDTVVLQ from the coding sequence GTGGCTGCAGCGCGTAAGAAAGGCCGATTCTGGCTGTGGACTGGTTTGGTTGTTGTAATTGTGTTGGCTTTGGGTGGAGCGGCGATTGCCCACCTTGCTTCTGGTTCGGCGATTGACCCAAACAAGCTCGGCAAAGTGGTACGTGGCGATGTGGCGCGCTCGGTCGTGGCAACGGGTAAGATTACTCCGATCACGCAGGTTGAGGTGAAGTCAAAGGCTTCGGGCATTGTGGAGAAGCTGTATGTGGACATCAACAATGTCGTCCACAAGGGACAGTCGCTGGCACAGCTCGATCAGCAGGAGATTGCAGCTCAGGTAGCGGCGCAGAGAGCGCAGTTGCAGGCGGCGGAAGCGAATGTCTCAAACTTTGACGCGGCACTGGAACAGGACAGGGTTACCGCCGCTGCTCCAGACCTGCCTATGTACAAAGTCACTCTGGATCGCAATATAGAGATGGTGAAGCAGGGATTGGTTCCGCAGCAGTCTCTGGATAATGCCAACCGCGACTACCTGGCAGCGTTGAACAAGCGTGATTCGGCCAAGGCGCAGATTGGTGTGGATGGCGCGAAGTTGAAGCAGGCAAAGGCACAGGTAGCCCAGAACCAGGCAACTCTGAATCAGTTGGATGAGCAGTTGAGCTACACCACGATTGTTGCTCCGATGGATGGAGTGGTGCTTTCGCGGGATGTTGAGATCGGCGATGCGGTAAGTTCGATCCTCGTGCTGGGTTCGACGGCAACACTCGTAATGACGCTCGGCGATACGACCGAGGTCTATGTGAAGGGCAAGGTGGATGAAGCGGACATTGCGCACGTCTATATGGGGCAGCCCGCGCGGATCAAGGTGGAGAGCTTCCGGGACCGGTATTTTCAGGGCAAGGTGACAAAAATTTCTCCGATGGGCGTGGAGAAGGATAACGTCACAACCTTTGAAGTGCGGGTGTCGATCAACAATCCTGGTGGAGAGTTGAAAGCGCAGATGACAGCGAATGCAGAGATTCTGCTGGATGAGCACAAGGGCGTGTTGACGATTCCGGAGAATGCAGTGATCTATGACAGTTCGAAGAATGCTTTTGTGGAGATTCCCGACAAGCAGCAAAAGGAAGGCAAGCGAAAGATTCCTGTAAAGGTTGGACTGTCGAATGGTTCGTTGACTGAAGTGATCAGCGGAATCAAAGAGGGCGACACCGTCGTATTGCAGTAG